TACACGCAAGACTGTATTTAAGTGTTTCCCCGTCCCAGGGTGCTTCTCAGGGGGTCATCCAGACACTTCGCAGAGGACAGCGCGGGCATGGGCCTCATTGACACCCTTTCCGGGTGTCGCCGGATGACGACGAATGACCATCTGCCAGACTGTCCGCTCGGAGATTCAATGTCCCTTCAGCGCCCTCTTGGCCATCTCTGACGCCTTGTCCAGTGCCTCCGGCAGCTTGCTCACGTCCCCGCCTCCGCCTTGGGCATACTCCTTCTTGCCTCCGCCCCCACCGCCCAGCAGCTTCATGATCTCTTTGAGGAGGGACCGGCAATCGACATCCACGTCCAGGCTTCGTGAGACGAGCATCTTGGCGTTCTCTTCCGCTACCCCTATCTCTTCCGCTACCCCTATGATCACCAGGGTGTTCGGGCTCTCGGTTATGATCTTGGATATGGTCTCCGCATCCTCCCCGGGTTGGGCCTGGTGGACGACTATCCTCACCTCACCTACGCATTTGGCTTTCTCCAGCAAAGCGCGCGCCACTTCCTCGTTGTGCAGGGCCTGCAGGGAACCGACCTTCTTCATCAGCTCCCGCACCTCCGCCTGGAGCTTGTCTGTGGCCTCGAGCACTTTGTCCGGAGAGGCGTTCAGCTTCTCGGTCAGGTCCTCCATGACATCCTTGTCCCGTTGCATGTCCTCCACGGCGGCCATGCCCGATGAATACTCCACCCGCACGATGCCATCCTGTATGCGCTTGGTGCGGCGGATGCGGATCGCCCCCACGAAACCCGTGGATTTGCAGTGCAATCCACCGCAGGCCTCCGCGTCCAAGCCCATTATCTCCACCACCCGGATGACCTTGCCTGGAACCGCCCCGCCCTGATAGAGGCGGTAGCCGTGCAGACGTTCCGCCTCGTCCCGCTGCATGAACTGGATCTTGACCTTGAGATCATCCAGGACGATGCGGTTGACCTCGCGCTCCAGATGATCGCGCTGCGCCTGGGTCAAGTTCTCGTAGTGGGTGATGTCCAGTCTCCCCTCCACCTCCGATTTGTGCGCGCCCGCTTGCCAGACGTGATTGCCTAGGATGCCCCGGGCGACGCCATTAATGATGTGGGCGCTGGTGTGATGCCGCATCAAGCGAACGCGGCGCTCCTTATCGATCGAGCCCTTCATCACCTGCCCCTTCTTCGGCAGGGGGCCCTCGATGAAGTGCAAGACGGAGGAATTCACTTTGATGACCTTCCTCACTGGATGCCCATCCAATGTGCCCTCGTCCCACTCCTGCCCTCCGCCTTCGGGATAGAAGGCCGTCTGGTCCAGGAGGATCCCTCCCTTGAGGACATCTTGCACCTTGCCCTCGAACTGGAGCATGTCGACGTCCTCGTAGTACAGGGGTCTGGTGGGGGGGAGTTGCTCAGGATAGTTCTCTTTCTTCCCCTCTTCCTCTTGCTCGGGCTTCTCGTGCTTGGCAGCCACCTGCTTGTAGAAGTCGTCCGGAATCTCCACCGGCACCGGAGAGAACTCCTTGACCAGCTCCGGATTGAGGCCATGGGAGTCATAGAGCTCGATGAGCTTCTCTTTGGAGATGCTCTCGCCCTTCTTCAGGTCCTTGACGATTCTATCTACCAGTTGCTTTCCCCGGGCGATGGTCTCATGGTAGCGATCCTCCTCTACCTGGACCAATCGGAGGATGTCATCCCTGTTGCCAGCGAGCTCCGGGAAGATGGGGGCGAAGAAGTCCACCTGCATCCCCACCACCTCTGCCAGCTTCACCTTCAGGCCGAGGGAGCGGATCGAACGCAGGGTACGCCTTACCAGCATACGAGCGAAGTATCCTTCGCGGACGTTGGAGGGCACGACCCCGTCGTTCAGCAGAAGGGCCAGAGCCCTGGAGTGATCGCAGATCACATAGATGTCCTCCAGGGGGCTAACTATCTTCATCAGCTCATCGTAGGTGATGCCCATCCTGGCGGCCGTCCGCTCTCGAATGTTGCGCACGTCGGAAGCGGTCTTGGCACTGGTCATGCCCGCCACCTTGCTGTACTCCTCGAGGACGCGGGAGTCAGTGCTCACGTCCGCCATCTTCTTCAGCTCCTCGAGCACGGAACCGAAGACGGCCTCATAGGCGGAGGAAGTCCCTTGAGATACCCAAGTCATTCTTTCCAAGCCGTAGCCAGTGTCCACGACCGTCATGTTCATGGGCTGGTTGCCCTGCGGACCAGTGTTGTACATCATGAAGACGAGGGTGGCCACCTCGGCGCCATCGATGATCACTTCCAGGCAAGGGCCGGCGTTCCCGCCGCCTTCCCACCATTCCTCGACGTAACGCAAGCGCTTTGGATCCACGCCCAGACGCACAGTGAAGAGATCGTGACAGAGCCTGACCGTGCCGTCCTTGAAGTAGATCTCCTTGCCCTTCTTGTTGAAGACATGGTGAGCGCACATCTCGAAGAACGTGAAGTGCCGCCCAGTCTTGCCCACGTTATCTATGTCATTGAACCGGACGCAGGTCTGGGAGATGGTGAGGGGATTCCCCGGAGGCTCGATGACCTCGTTCAGAACCCAAGGCTGGAAATCGTAGATCGAGGCCTGGGTGAAGAAGACATCATCCCTCCAGCGCGCGATGATGGGATAGCGGTTAACCCGCTTGTGATCGTGCGATTCGAAGAAGGAGAGGTACTCCTCACGCATCTGGTGCAGCGAGAGGCTTTTCTTCATGGGCGAGTTGCCGATGAACGTGTACTCCTCGCAAGGCGGCTCGCCACAGCTGTCCCATTCTCCAAGGGACCAGAAATGACGTCCGCACTTCGGGCACTTCTTGCGCGCGAAGTGGTTGTCGAGGAAGAAAGCGAGCTGGAACTCGGCTGGGTTCATGAAGGCGACAATAAGGCGGTTCTTATTTGAACCTTTCTCGGATGATATTGAGCAATCTGGATGAGTCTTCGGTCCACTCTATAGCAGGTCCTTGTTCTCGCTATAGTCGACGGGAACATCTATTACCGCTAGCTCATCCGCGTCCAGAGCGTGACGCAGCACTTCCTCCAGCTCCGCACCGGTCTCGGTCCGATATCCCTTGGCTCCAAAGGACTCGGCGAAGCGGATGAAGTCAGGGTTGCCGAAGCTAGTGTCGTATGCCCGACCGTAGGCCTTCTCATGTTTGAGACGGATCAAGCCCAGGTCTCGGTCGTTGAAGACGATGGTGACGAACCTAGCCCCCAGTCGTTGCGCCGTCTCCAGTTCGGTGGCGGTCATCATGAACCCTCCATCTCCGCAGGCGGCCACCACCTTCTTCCCCGGATGCACGAGCTTGGCCGCGATGGCGGAGGGCACCCCCACCCCCATCGGGATGAGCCCATTCGATAAGAGGAGGGTGTTCTCCTTGTATACCGGATAGCGCTTCGCGAGCCAGATCAGATGTGCACCGACATCGCTCACGCAGATATCCTCCCTGCCTAGGGCATTCCTGATGGCCCTTACCACCAGCTGCGGCTTGACGGGCGTGCCGTCCGTCGGGCAGTCGTCCACGCATCTCTGGAGGTCCTCCCTATACGACCCGATCCAGTTCTCCCTCGGCTTCGGGTCCGAAGCCAGGCGCTGGAGTATGCTGCCAATGTCCCCCACCACCTGCATGTCCGGCGCGAAGTTGGGAACGGTCTCGGCCTTAACGGCATCGATGACCACCACGGTCTTCTTCTCGCCCACGTTCCAGAACACCGGCGCGAACTCAGGCAGGTCATAACCGATCAGGAGGATGGTGTCCGCGATCTCGAACGCACCTTGCACCAGGTCCCTCGTCCTCAGTCCTACGGTGTTCAGGGACAATGGGTCGTCGTATGGCACGATGCCCGCGCCGTACCAGGTGTGCACCACCGGTATCTGCCATGCGCGCACCAGGTCCCGGAGCTGCTTGCAGGCGCCTGCGCGGATCGTCCCCGGACCCGCGAAGACCAAAGGCCTCCTTGACCGAAGCAGCACATCCCGCGCTTGATGCACCAGATTCGGCTCGCAGCGCAGGTGATGCGTCTGTGGTTTTCTTATCGGCGTGCCCTCGGTCTTGCCCTTCATCAGGTCCTCGGGCAGTTCTACATGCACCGGCCCGGGTTTCTCGGTCGAAGCCAGGTCGAAAGCTCGACGGATCTGCACCGGGATGCGAGAGGGAGTGCGCACGCTGAAACTGTCCTTCGTGACGGGCTTGAACATCTGGACCAGGTCGATGTACTGTTTCTGCGGATGATACGCTCGCTCCGCTCCCACCTGGCCAGTGAGAACGATCAGTGGTAGGTAGCTGAGGTAAGCGTCGGCCACACCCGTGACCATGTTCGTGGCTCCCGGTCCCAGGGTGGAAAGACAGACGTGAGGATCGCCAGTCAATCTGGCACAGGTGTTGGCCATGAAGGCCGCCGAGTTCTCGTGCTTGGTGAGGGTGAACTGGATCTCCGAGTCCAGGAGGGCATCCATCACGTCCAGGTTCTCTTCGCCTGGTATGCCGAAGATGCGCTGCACGCCCTCCGCTTCCAGGCATTTGACCAGCAGGTCCGCACCACGCATGTTCTCCTCACTCGAACGTTTCCGCCCTTTTCTTGTAGAGCCGGTCGACCGATTCAAGCACCGCCTTCTCCACATCTCCGGTGATCTGGTATGCTGCCATTCCCCGGTCCTTGAGGGCTTTCACCGCCCTCTCGCCGAACTCCGTGGCCACGATGGCATCGTGTCCTTCGAGAGCGGCCGCCATTCCCTCCAGCTTCTCTCGGTGGGCAGAACCCATCATGGGCGTGTCCATCTTCGCTTCCACCTCGATCATCCCCAATTGGATGAGGTTGCCCGCCTCCACCAAGAAGGAATAGAACGATTCGGTCTGTCCGAATCCTAGGTCCACGTTCCGACCGTCGCTGCTCGCCACGGCCACCTTGTGTCGGGTCTTGCCCTCCATCTCGATGGTGATAGGCTCCCCAGATGGAGCTTCTTCAGCAGCACAAGTGAACTGTG
This window of the Methanomassiliicoccales archaeon genome carries:
- the alaS gene encoding alanine--tRNA ligase, with product MNPAEFQLAFFLDNHFARKKCPKCGRHFWSLGEWDSCGEPPCEEYTFIGNSPMKKSLSLHQMREEYLSFFESHDHKRVNRYPIIARWRDDVFFTQASIYDFQPWVLNEVIEPPGNPLTISQTCVRFNDIDNVGKTGRHFTFFEMCAHHVFNKKGKEIYFKDGTVRLCHDLFTVRLGVDPKRLRYVEEWWEGGGNAGPCLEVIIDGAEVATLVFMMYNTGPQGNQPMNMTVVDTGYGLERMTWVSQGTSSAYEAVFGSVLEELKKMADVSTDSRVLEEYSKVAGMTSAKTASDVRNIRERTAARMGITYDELMKIVSPLEDIYVICDHSRALALLLNDGVVPSNVREGYFARMLVRRTLRSIRSLGLKVKLAEVVGMQVDFFAPIFPELAGNRDDILRLVQVEEDRYHETIARGKQLVDRIVKDLKKGESISKEKLIELYDSHGLNPELVKEFSPVPVEIPDDFYKQVAAKHEKPEQEEEGKKENYPEQLPPTRPLYYEDVDMLQFEGKVQDVLKGGILLDQTAFYPEGGGQEWDEGTLDGHPVRKVIKVNSSVLHFIEGPLPKKGQVMKGSIDKERRVRLMRHHTSAHIINGVARGILGNHVWQAGAHKSEVEGRLDITHYENLTQAQRDHLEREVNRIVLDDLKVKIQFMQRDEAERLHGYRLYQGGAVPGKVIRVVEIMGLDAEACGGLHCKSTGFVGAIRIRRTKRIQDGIVRVEYSSGMAAVEDMQRDKDVMEDLTEKLNASPDKVLEATDKLQAEVRELMKKVGSLQALHNEEVARALLEKAKCVGEVRIVVHQAQPGEDAETISKIITESPNTLVIIGVAEEIGVAEENAKMLVSRSLDVDVDCRSLLKEIMKLLGGGGGGKKEYAQGGGGDVSKLPEALDKASEMAKRALKGH
- a CDS encoding acetolactate synthase large subunit, which gives rise to MRGADLLVKCLEAEGVQRIFGIPGEENLDVMDALLDSEIQFTLTKHENSAAFMANTCARLTGDPHVCLSTLGPGATNMVTGVADAYLSYLPLIVLTGQVGAERAYHPQKQYIDLVQMFKPVTKDSFSVRTPSRIPVQIRRAFDLASTEKPGPVHVELPEDLMKGKTEGTPIRKPQTHHLRCEPNLVHQARDVLLRSRRPLVFAGPGTIRAGACKQLRDLVRAWQIPVVHTWYGAGIVPYDDPLSLNTVGLRTRDLVQGAFEIADTILLIGYDLPEFAPVFWNVGEKKTVVVIDAVKAETVPNFAPDMQVVGDIGSILQRLASDPKPRENWIGSYREDLQRCVDDCPTDGTPVKPQLVVRAIRNALGREDICVSDVGAHLIWLAKRYPVYKENTLLLSNGLIPMGVGVPSAIAAKLVHPGKKVVAACGDGGFMMTATELETAQRLGARFVTIVFNDRDLGLIRLKHEKAYGRAYDTSFGNPDFIRFAESFGAKGYRTETGAELEEVLRHALDADELAVIDVPVDYSENKDLL